A region from the Haliaeetus albicilla chromosome 16, bHalAlb1.1, whole genome shotgun sequence genome encodes:
- the CTNND1 gene encoding catenin delta-1 isoform X6, with protein MDDSEVESTASILASVKEQEAQFEKLTRALEEERRHVSAQLERVRVSPQDASPGLANGTLTRRHQNGRFLGDADLERQKYPDLKLNGPQDHSHLLYSTIPRMQDPGQIVEETYTMEEDPEGAMSVVSVETSDDGTTRRTETTVKKVVKTVTTRTVQQVPVGPDGLPLETSPVTSNYVQTMDRNFRKNGNGGPGGYLSQPGTATLPRNYHYPDGYGRPYEDGYPGSDHSYGSLSRVTRIDERYRPSMDTYRASSRQDIYGPQPQVRVGGSNMDLSHFHPEQYGLEDDQRSVGFEDVDYGLMSDYGTARRAGTPSDPRRRLRSYEDMLVDEVAPDRYYWAPLAQHERGSLASLDSLRKGGPAPGNWRQPELPEVIAMLSFRLDAVKSNAAAYLQHLCYRNDKVKTEVRKLKGIPVLVGLLDHPKKEVHYGACGALKNISFGKDQDNKIAIKNCDGVPALVRLLRKAHDMDLTEVITGTLWNLSSHDSIKMAIVDHALHALTDEVVIPRSGWEREPNEDSKPRHIEWESVLTNTAGCLRNVSSERSEARRKLRECDGLVDALIYIVQSEIGQKDSDSKLVENCVCLLRNLSYQVHREIPHAERYQETPLAPANNAGPHAASCFGAKKGKDEWFSRGKKLPEDPGADTVDFPKRTTPAKGYELLFQPEVVRIYISLLKESKTPAILEASAGAIQNLCAGSWTYGRYIRSALRQEKGLSAIADLLTHDSERVVKAASGALRNLAVDLRNKELIGKHAIPNLVKNLPGGQQTPAKNLSEDTVVSILNTINEVIVDNLEAAKKLRETQGIEKLVLINKSGNRSEREVRAAALVLQTVWGYKELRKPLEKEGWKKSDFQVNLSNASRTQGGNSFDDSTLPLIDRNQKTDKKSSREEIQMSNMGPDNYSTLNERDHSRTLDRSGDLGDMEPVKAKI; from the exons ATGGACGACTCGGAAGTGGAGTCGACTGCCAGCATCCTTGCCTCTGTCAAGGAGCAGGAGGCACAGTTCGAGAAGTTGACCCGGGCACTTGAGGAGGAACGGCGCCATGTCTCAGCCCAGCTGGAACGAGTCCGGGTCTCCCCACAGGACGCCAGCCCGGGCTTGGCCAACGGCACGCTCACCCGGCGGCACCAG AACGGCCGTTTCTTGGGCGATGCTGACCTGGAAAGGCAGAAATACCCAGATCTGAAGCTCAACGGGCCACAG GACCACAGCCACCTCTTGTACAGCACAATCCCCAGGATGCAGGACCCGGGCCAGATCGTGGAGGAGACGTACACCATGGAGGAGGACCCAGAAGGGGCCATGTCGGTTGTGTCTGTGGAGACATCAGATGATGGGACAACCCGGCGTACAGAGACCACG GTGAAGAAAGTGGTGAAGACAGTGACCACCCGGACAGTGCAGCAGGTGCCAGTGGGGCCTGATGGGTTACCTTTGGAAACCTCCCCTGTCACCAGCAACTATGTCCAGACCATGGACAGGAACTTCCGCAAGAATGGCAATGGGGGCCCCGGCGGCTACCTGAGCCAGCCAGGCACAGCCACCCTTCCTCGAAACTACCACTACCCCGACGGCTACGGCCGCCCCTATGAGGATGGCTACCCGGGCAGCGATCACAGCTACGGCAGCCTGTCCCGTGTCACCCGCATTGATGAGCGTTACCGCCCCTCCATGGACACCTACCGGGCCTCCAGCCGTCAGGACATCTATGGCCCCCAGCCTCAAGTGCGTGTTGGGGGCAGCAACATGGACCTCAGCCATTTCCACCCTGAGCAGTACGGCCTGGAGGATGACCAGCGCAGTGTGGGCTTTGAAGATGTGGACTACGGGCTTATGTCGGACTACGGCACAGCCAGGCGGGCAGGGACCCCGTCTGATCCTCGGCGACGGCTCAG GAGCTATGAAGACATgctggtggatgaagtggccCCCGACCGGTACTATTGGGCCCCTCTGGCTCAGCACGAGCGGGGTAGCTTGGCTAGTCTGGACAGCCTGCGGAAGGGAGGTCCAGCCCCGGGTAACTGGCGCCAGCCAGAGCTGCCGGAGGTAATAGCCATGCTGAGCTTCCGTCTGGATGCCGTCAAGTCCAATGCGGCCGCCTACCTGCAGCACCTCTGCTACCGTAACGACAAGGTGAAGACAGAAGTGCGCAAGCTGAAGGGCATTCCTGTGCTGGTGGGGTTGTTAGACCACCCCAAGAAAGAGGTTCACTATGGTGCCTGTGGAGCCCTCAAGAACATCTCTTTCGGCAAGGACCAAGACAATAAGATTGCCATCAAGAACTGTGATGGGGTACCTGCTCTGGTGCGCCTGTTGCGGAAGGCCCATGACATGGACCTCACGGAGGTCATCACAG GAACACTGTGGAACCTGTCCTCGCACGACTCCATCAAGATGGCCATTGTGGATCATGCACTACATGCTCTGACTGATGAGGTTGTCATTCCCCGCTCAGGCTGGGAGCGGGAACCCAATGAGGACTCAAAACCCCGCCATATCGAGTGGGAGTCGGTGCTCACCAACACCGCTGGCTGCCTTAG GAATGTGAGCTCAGAGCGGAGTGAGGCCCGTCGGAAGCTGCGGGAATGCGATGGGCTGGTGGATGCCCTGATCTACATAGTCCAGTCTGAGATCGGCCAGAAGGACTCAGACAGCAAG CTGGTGGAGAACTGTGTGTGTCTGCTGAGAAACTTGTCCTACCAAGTCCACCGTGAGATCCCCCATGCTGAGCGTTACCAGGAGACACCTCTGGCCCCGGCCAACAATGCTGGGCCCCATGCTGCGAGCTGCTTTGGTGCCAAGAAGGGCAAAG ACGAATGGTTCTCCAGAG GTAAAAAGCTCCCAGAAGACCCTGGTGCCGATACAGTGGATTTTCCCAAAAGAACAACTCCAGCCAAAG GCTACGAGCTCCTCTTCCAGCCAGAAGTGGTCCGGATATACATCTCACTTCTAAAGGAAAGCAAGACTCCAGCCATCCTAGAGGCTTCAGCAGGAGCTATTCAGAACCTGTGCGCTGGCAGTTGGACA TATGGCCGGTACATCCGCTCAGCGCTGCGCCAGGAGAAGGGACTCTCTGCCATTGCTGACCTCCTGACCCACGACAGCGAGCGAGTGGTGAAAGCAGCATCCGGAGCCCTGCGCAACCTGGCTGTTGACTTGCGTAACAAAGAGCTGATAG gTAAACATGCCATCCCTAACCTAGTGAAGAACCTGCCTGGAGGCCAGCAGACCCCAGCCAAAAATCTCTCTGAGGACACAGTGGTGTCAATCCTCAACACCATCAATGAAGTAATTGTAGACAACCTTGAGGCTGCCAAGAAGCTGCGGGAAACACAGGGGATTGAGAAGCTGGTGCTGATCAACAAATCTGG GAACCGCTCAGAGAGAGAAGTCCGAGCAGCTGCCCTTGTCTTGCAGACAGTCTGGGGATATAAAGAGCTGCGGAAGCCCCTTGAGAAGGAAGGCTGGAAGAAGTCAGATTTCCAG GTGAACCTGAGCAATGCCTCTCGGACCCAAGGAGGCAACTCATTTGATGACAGCACCTTGCCTCTCATTGACAGGAACCAGAAAACAG ACAAGAAATCCTCCCGGGAGGAGATCCAGATGAGCAACATGGGACCAG ACAACTACTCCACACTCAATGAGAGGGACCACAGCAGGACACTGGACCGATCTGGTGACCTTGGAGATATGGAACCGGTGAAGGCA AAGATCTAG
- the CTNND1 gene encoding catenin delta-1 isoform X7 yields the protein MDDSEVESTASILASVKEQEAQFEKLTRALEEERRHVSAQLERVRVSPQDASPGLANGTLTRRHQNGRFLGDADLERQKYPDLKLNGPQDHSHLLYSTIPRMQDPGQIVEETYTMEEDPEGAMSVVSVETSDDGTTRRTETTVKKVVKTVTTRTVQQVPVGPDGLPLETSPVTSNYVQTMDRNFRKNGNGGPGGYLSQPGTATLPRNYHYPDGYGRPYEDGYPGSDHSYGSLSRVTRIDERYRPSMDTYRASSRQDIYGPQPQVRVGGSNMDLSHFHPEQYGLEDDQRSVGFEDVDYGLMSDYGTARRAGTPSDPRRRLRSYEDMLVDEVAPDRYYWAPLAQHERGSLASLDSLRKGGPAPGNWRQPELPEVIAMLSFRLDAVKSNAAAYLQHLCYRNDKVKTEVRKLKGIPVLVGLLDHPKKEVHYGACGALKNISFGKDQDNKIAIKNCDGVPALVRLLRKAHDMDLTEVITGTLWNLSSHDSIKMAIVDHALHALTDEVVIPRSGWEREPNEDSKPRHIEWESVLTNTAGCLRNVSSERSEARRKLRECDGLVDALIYIVQSEIGQKDSDSKLVENCVCLLRNLSYQVHREIPHAERYQETPLAPANNAGPHAASCFGAKKGKDEWFSRGKKLPEDPGADTVDFPKRTTPAKGYELLFQPEVVRIYISLLKESKTPAILEASAGAIQNLCAGSWTYGRYIRSALRQEKGLSAIADLLTHDSERVVKAASGALRNLAVDLRNKELIGKHAIPNLVKNLPGGQQTPAKNLSEDTVVSILNTINEVIVDNLEAAKKLRETQGIEKLVLINKSGNRSEREVRAAALVLQTVWGYKELRKPLEKEGWKKSDFQVNLSNASRTQGGNSFDDSTLPLIDRNQKTDKKSSREEIQMSNMGPDNYSTLNERDHSRTLDRSGDLGDMEPVKAI from the exons ATGGACGACTCGGAAGTGGAGTCGACTGCCAGCATCCTTGCCTCTGTCAAGGAGCAGGAGGCACAGTTCGAGAAGTTGACCCGGGCACTTGAGGAGGAACGGCGCCATGTCTCAGCCCAGCTGGAACGAGTCCGGGTCTCCCCACAGGACGCCAGCCCGGGCTTGGCCAACGGCACGCTCACCCGGCGGCACCAG AACGGCCGTTTCTTGGGCGATGCTGACCTGGAAAGGCAGAAATACCCAGATCTGAAGCTCAACGGGCCACAG GACCACAGCCACCTCTTGTACAGCACAATCCCCAGGATGCAGGACCCGGGCCAGATCGTGGAGGAGACGTACACCATGGAGGAGGACCCAGAAGGGGCCATGTCGGTTGTGTCTGTGGAGACATCAGATGATGGGACAACCCGGCGTACAGAGACCACG GTGAAGAAAGTGGTGAAGACAGTGACCACCCGGACAGTGCAGCAGGTGCCAGTGGGGCCTGATGGGTTACCTTTGGAAACCTCCCCTGTCACCAGCAACTATGTCCAGACCATGGACAGGAACTTCCGCAAGAATGGCAATGGGGGCCCCGGCGGCTACCTGAGCCAGCCAGGCACAGCCACCCTTCCTCGAAACTACCACTACCCCGACGGCTACGGCCGCCCCTATGAGGATGGCTACCCGGGCAGCGATCACAGCTACGGCAGCCTGTCCCGTGTCACCCGCATTGATGAGCGTTACCGCCCCTCCATGGACACCTACCGGGCCTCCAGCCGTCAGGACATCTATGGCCCCCAGCCTCAAGTGCGTGTTGGGGGCAGCAACATGGACCTCAGCCATTTCCACCCTGAGCAGTACGGCCTGGAGGATGACCAGCGCAGTGTGGGCTTTGAAGATGTGGACTACGGGCTTATGTCGGACTACGGCACAGCCAGGCGGGCAGGGACCCCGTCTGATCCTCGGCGACGGCTCAG GAGCTATGAAGACATgctggtggatgaagtggccCCCGACCGGTACTATTGGGCCCCTCTGGCTCAGCACGAGCGGGGTAGCTTGGCTAGTCTGGACAGCCTGCGGAAGGGAGGTCCAGCCCCGGGTAACTGGCGCCAGCCAGAGCTGCCGGAGGTAATAGCCATGCTGAGCTTCCGTCTGGATGCCGTCAAGTCCAATGCGGCCGCCTACCTGCAGCACCTCTGCTACCGTAACGACAAGGTGAAGACAGAAGTGCGCAAGCTGAAGGGCATTCCTGTGCTGGTGGGGTTGTTAGACCACCCCAAGAAAGAGGTTCACTATGGTGCCTGTGGAGCCCTCAAGAACATCTCTTTCGGCAAGGACCAAGACAATAAGATTGCCATCAAGAACTGTGATGGGGTACCTGCTCTGGTGCGCCTGTTGCGGAAGGCCCATGACATGGACCTCACGGAGGTCATCACAG GAACACTGTGGAACCTGTCCTCGCACGACTCCATCAAGATGGCCATTGTGGATCATGCACTACATGCTCTGACTGATGAGGTTGTCATTCCCCGCTCAGGCTGGGAGCGGGAACCCAATGAGGACTCAAAACCCCGCCATATCGAGTGGGAGTCGGTGCTCACCAACACCGCTGGCTGCCTTAG GAATGTGAGCTCAGAGCGGAGTGAGGCCCGTCGGAAGCTGCGGGAATGCGATGGGCTGGTGGATGCCCTGATCTACATAGTCCAGTCTGAGATCGGCCAGAAGGACTCAGACAGCAAG CTGGTGGAGAACTGTGTGTGTCTGCTGAGAAACTTGTCCTACCAAGTCCACCGTGAGATCCCCCATGCTGAGCGTTACCAGGAGACACCTCTGGCCCCGGCCAACAATGCTGGGCCCCATGCTGCGAGCTGCTTTGGTGCCAAGAAGGGCAAAG ACGAATGGTTCTCCAGAG GTAAAAAGCTCCCAGAAGACCCTGGTGCCGATACAGTGGATTTTCCCAAAAGAACAACTCCAGCCAAAG GCTACGAGCTCCTCTTCCAGCCAGAAGTGGTCCGGATATACATCTCACTTCTAAAGGAAAGCAAGACTCCAGCCATCCTAGAGGCTTCAGCAGGAGCTATTCAGAACCTGTGCGCTGGCAGTTGGACA TATGGCCGGTACATCCGCTCAGCGCTGCGCCAGGAGAAGGGACTCTCTGCCATTGCTGACCTCCTGACCCACGACAGCGAGCGAGTGGTGAAAGCAGCATCCGGAGCCCTGCGCAACCTGGCTGTTGACTTGCGTAACAAAGAGCTGATAG gTAAACATGCCATCCCTAACCTAGTGAAGAACCTGCCTGGAGGCCAGCAGACCCCAGCCAAAAATCTCTCTGAGGACACAGTGGTGTCAATCCTCAACACCATCAATGAAGTAATTGTAGACAACCTTGAGGCTGCCAAGAAGCTGCGGGAAACACAGGGGATTGAGAAGCTGGTGCTGATCAACAAATCTGG GAACCGCTCAGAGAGAGAAGTCCGAGCAGCTGCCCTTGTCTTGCAGACAGTCTGGGGATATAAAGAGCTGCGGAAGCCCCTTGAGAAGGAAGGCTGGAAGAAGTCAGATTTCCAG GTGAACCTGAGCAATGCCTCTCGGACCCAAGGAGGCAACTCATTTGATGACAGCACCTTGCCTCTCATTGACAGGAACCAGAAAACAG ACAAGAAATCCTCCCGGGAGGAGATCCAGATGAGCAACATGGGACCAG ACAACTACTCCACACTCAATGAGAGGGACCACAGCAGGACACTGGACCGATCTGGTGACCTTGGAGATATGGAACCGGTGAAGGCA ATCTAG
- the CTNND1 gene encoding catenin delta-1 isoform X1: MDDSEVESTASILASVKEQEAQFEKLTRALEEERRHVSAQLERVRVSPQDASPGLANGTLTRRHQNGRFLGDADLERQKYPDLKLNGPQDHSHLLYSTIPRMQDPGQIVEETYTMEEDPEGAMSVVSVETSDDGTTRRTETTVKKVVKTVTTRTVQQVPVGPDGLPLETSPVTSNYVQTMDRNFRKNGNGGPGGYLSQPGTATLPRNYHYPDGYGRPYEDGYPGSDHSYGSLSRVTRIDERYRPSMDTYRASSRQDIYGPQPQVRVGGSNMDLSHFHPEQYGLEDDQRSVGFEDVDYGLMSDYGTARRAGTPSDPRRRLRSYEDMLVDEVAPDRYYWAPLAQHERGSLASLDSLRKGGPAPGNWRQPELPEVIAMLSFRLDAVKSNAAAYLQHLCYRNDKVKTEVRKLKGIPVLVGLLDHPKKEVHYGACGALKNISFGKDQDNKIAIKNCDGVPALVRLLRKAHDMDLTEVITGTLWNLSSHDSIKMAIVDHALHALTDEVVIPRSGWEREPNEDSKPRHIEWESVLTNTAGCLRNVSSERSEARRKLRECDGLVDALIYIVQSEIGQKDSDSKLVENCVCLLRNLSYQVHREIPHAERYQETPLAPANNAGPHAASCFGAKKGKDEWFSRGKKLPEDPGADTVDFPKRTTPAKGYELLFQPEVVRIYISLLKESKTPAILEASAGAIQNLCAGSWTYGRYIRSALRQEKGLSAIADLLTHDSERVVKAASGALRNLAVDLRNKELIGKHAIPNLVKNLPGGQQTPAKNLSEDTVVSILNTINEVIVDNLEAAKKLRETQGIEKLVLINKSGNRSEREVRAAALVLQTVWGYKELRKPLEKEGWKKSDFQVNLSNASRTQGGNSFDDSTLPLIDRNQKTDKKSSREEIQMSNMGPDNYSTLNERDHSRTLDRSGDLGDMEPVKAVPLMQEEGQESQPEVEEAEEDAAMFSPVLVCPAVSCPI; this comes from the exons ATGGACGACTCGGAAGTGGAGTCGACTGCCAGCATCCTTGCCTCTGTCAAGGAGCAGGAGGCACAGTTCGAGAAGTTGACCCGGGCACTTGAGGAGGAACGGCGCCATGTCTCAGCCCAGCTGGAACGAGTCCGGGTCTCCCCACAGGACGCCAGCCCGGGCTTGGCCAACGGCACGCTCACCCGGCGGCACCAG AACGGCCGTTTCTTGGGCGATGCTGACCTGGAAAGGCAGAAATACCCAGATCTGAAGCTCAACGGGCCACAG GACCACAGCCACCTCTTGTACAGCACAATCCCCAGGATGCAGGACCCGGGCCAGATCGTGGAGGAGACGTACACCATGGAGGAGGACCCAGAAGGGGCCATGTCGGTTGTGTCTGTGGAGACATCAGATGATGGGACAACCCGGCGTACAGAGACCACG GTGAAGAAAGTGGTGAAGACAGTGACCACCCGGACAGTGCAGCAGGTGCCAGTGGGGCCTGATGGGTTACCTTTGGAAACCTCCCCTGTCACCAGCAACTATGTCCAGACCATGGACAGGAACTTCCGCAAGAATGGCAATGGGGGCCCCGGCGGCTACCTGAGCCAGCCAGGCACAGCCACCCTTCCTCGAAACTACCACTACCCCGACGGCTACGGCCGCCCCTATGAGGATGGCTACCCGGGCAGCGATCACAGCTACGGCAGCCTGTCCCGTGTCACCCGCATTGATGAGCGTTACCGCCCCTCCATGGACACCTACCGGGCCTCCAGCCGTCAGGACATCTATGGCCCCCAGCCTCAAGTGCGTGTTGGGGGCAGCAACATGGACCTCAGCCATTTCCACCCTGAGCAGTACGGCCTGGAGGATGACCAGCGCAGTGTGGGCTTTGAAGATGTGGACTACGGGCTTATGTCGGACTACGGCACAGCCAGGCGGGCAGGGACCCCGTCTGATCCTCGGCGACGGCTCAG GAGCTATGAAGACATgctggtggatgaagtggccCCCGACCGGTACTATTGGGCCCCTCTGGCTCAGCACGAGCGGGGTAGCTTGGCTAGTCTGGACAGCCTGCGGAAGGGAGGTCCAGCCCCGGGTAACTGGCGCCAGCCAGAGCTGCCGGAGGTAATAGCCATGCTGAGCTTCCGTCTGGATGCCGTCAAGTCCAATGCGGCCGCCTACCTGCAGCACCTCTGCTACCGTAACGACAAGGTGAAGACAGAAGTGCGCAAGCTGAAGGGCATTCCTGTGCTGGTGGGGTTGTTAGACCACCCCAAGAAAGAGGTTCACTATGGTGCCTGTGGAGCCCTCAAGAACATCTCTTTCGGCAAGGACCAAGACAATAAGATTGCCATCAAGAACTGTGATGGGGTACCTGCTCTGGTGCGCCTGTTGCGGAAGGCCCATGACATGGACCTCACGGAGGTCATCACAG GAACACTGTGGAACCTGTCCTCGCACGACTCCATCAAGATGGCCATTGTGGATCATGCACTACATGCTCTGACTGATGAGGTTGTCATTCCCCGCTCAGGCTGGGAGCGGGAACCCAATGAGGACTCAAAACCCCGCCATATCGAGTGGGAGTCGGTGCTCACCAACACCGCTGGCTGCCTTAG GAATGTGAGCTCAGAGCGGAGTGAGGCCCGTCGGAAGCTGCGGGAATGCGATGGGCTGGTGGATGCCCTGATCTACATAGTCCAGTCTGAGATCGGCCAGAAGGACTCAGACAGCAAG CTGGTGGAGAACTGTGTGTGTCTGCTGAGAAACTTGTCCTACCAAGTCCACCGTGAGATCCCCCATGCTGAGCGTTACCAGGAGACACCTCTGGCCCCGGCCAACAATGCTGGGCCCCATGCTGCGAGCTGCTTTGGTGCCAAGAAGGGCAAAG ACGAATGGTTCTCCAGAG GTAAAAAGCTCCCAGAAGACCCTGGTGCCGATACAGTGGATTTTCCCAAAAGAACAACTCCAGCCAAAG GCTACGAGCTCCTCTTCCAGCCAGAAGTGGTCCGGATATACATCTCACTTCTAAAGGAAAGCAAGACTCCAGCCATCCTAGAGGCTTCAGCAGGAGCTATTCAGAACCTGTGCGCTGGCAGTTGGACA TATGGCCGGTACATCCGCTCAGCGCTGCGCCAGGAGAAGGGACTCTCTGCCATTGCTGACCTCCTGACCCACGACAGCGAGCGAGTGGTGAAAGCAGCATCCGGAGCCCTGCGCAACCTGGCTGTTGACTTGCGTAACAAAGAGCTGATAG gTAAACATGCCATCCCTAACCTAGTGAAGAACCTGCCTGGAGGCCAGCAGACCCCAGCCAAAAATCTCTCTGAGGACACAGTGGTGTCAATCCTCAACACCATCAATGAAGTAATTGTAGACAACCTTGAGGCTGCCAAGAAGCTGCGGGAAACACAGGGGATTGAGAAGCTGGTGCTGATCAACAAATCTGG GAACCGCTCAGAGAGAGAAGTCCGAGCAGCTGCCCTTGTCTTGCAGACAGTCTGGGGATATAAAGAGCTGCGGAAGCCCCTTGAGAAGGAAGGCTGGAAGAAGTCAGATTTCCAG GTGAACCTGAGCAATGCCTCTCGGACCCAAGGAGGCAACTCATTTGATGACAGCACCTTGCCTCTCATTGACAGGAACCAGAAAACAG ACAAGAAATCCTCCCGGGAGGAGATCCAGATGAGCAACATGGGACCAG ACAACTACTCCACACTCAATGAGAGGGACCACAGCAGGACACTGGACCGATCTGGTGACCTTGGAGATATGGAACCGGTGAAGGCAGTGCCGTTGATG caggaggaggggcAGGAATCGCAGCCTGAGGTAGAGGAAGCGGAGGAGGATGCTGCCATGTTTTCCCCTGTGTTGGTATGTCCCGCAGTGTCCTGCCCAATCTGA